The DNA region TGGGCCCTCAAGCATCACATCACCCTTTCCTTCAACAGCTATGAACTCTCCATTTTCAATCCTTACTCTGGACTTTACAGACTTGTCCAGAGTTCTAAATAAGGCTTCATTGCTAGTCATGTGATTAGTGCATCTACTGTCGACCAACCACCCATCCTTTACAACATTTGAGATAAAGCAAGTCACAACAAAGAGTTGCTCTACCTCAGTAATTGCAGCATTGTGACTGTCTCCCTGGTGCTCAATGTGTTTTTCCTTGCAGATGGCTTCCATGTGTCCAATCTTGTGACACTTCTTGCACTTAACATCCGGCATTTTCCAACACCTAAAGTGAGCATGACCTTTCTTTACACAATGCCTGCAGGAACCAGAACTCCACTTCCTCTCTTGAACACCAACTTCTACAGCAGTTCGTGCCCGAATGTTTCGGCCATTGTACGTGGAGTGATGGAGCAGGCCCAGCAGAGCGATGTCCAGATCGGGGCCAAGCCCATCCGCCTCCATTTCCACGGCTGCTTTGTCCAGGTTTCGATCTCTCTCCCTTAGCTATTGTATCACACTTCGCATGGCATACAAGCCCTTATTGAAAAACTGCACCTCATAGACAAACACATGTTTGAATTTTCTACTATGTAACCGGCTCTACCACACGCTGACGTCGGAAAAACATACTTGTTTTCAAATTAGCATAAGCGCAAATATATCAACTTATGTTATAAGGAACTGACCCATGTCTCAAAATCCAAGTTCCATAACTGGCCCCGATTCTTATGTGTGGTACTTCATTTTGTTTCCGTGTACATATAATTTTAAGGTAAATGGTATCATGTCAACTGGTAACCTGGGACTAAATTTGCTGCTAATAATTGTAGGGATGTGACGGGTTAGAGAGTGAACAAGATGCTAACCCCAATGCAGGCTCAGTCACAGGATTTGAAGTGGCCGACGACATAAAGGCCGCACTTGAGAACGCTTGCCCTGCCGTGGTGTCATGTGCTGATATTCTAGCCATCGCGTCCCAAGTGGGCGTCTAGTTGGTAATTGCTGGCATACACTCAGCTTTCTATATTTCTCATGCATGATTCAATGCGTTTCTACTAAACAAACTATAGAGATTGTTAATCGAAGAAGGTCGAGTTATCAATAAGATTTACAAGGAAGACTCATCTGTAAGTTCTGTAGCAGGCAGGGGGGGTCAGATTGGGAAGTTGAATTGGGAAGAAGGGACAGCAGAACAACAAACAAGGCCGAAGCTAACACTGCCCTCCCGAGTCTCTTCGAcaacttcgatgaattgacCCACAGTCTCTCCGCCATGGGATTAGACTCCACCGATGTTGTTGCATTGTCTGGTAAGATGATTTCAAGCTTTCCAGGGAAGTCACGGTTCTAACCCAACCGGTACATAGTGAAGATTCAATTCGAGATCACGAGTGAAAGATATAAATTATCTATAGAGACGACGTACAGAAAAGCGTTGGCGAGATTTAGATGATCGAGATCATATAATTcgaatgatatatatatatatatatatattaaaaaataaaaaactccATCTCCTCAAAGTGTATAGATCATTAGATTGTACTACATTTGTTAGGACGATACGAACATCGGTGATTCATGTTTTTCTTCAAAATTCACAGTGGCACACACATTTGGAAGAGCCCAGTGCGGCACCTTTAGCCCCTGCCTCTACAACTTCAGTGGCACCGGCGGCCCCGACCCCACCCTCGACTCTGCCTTCCTCAACACACTCCGGCAAATCTGCCCTCCGTCCGACGATGGTGACACGATGACGGACCTCGATTCCTCATCTCCTGACAGTTTCGACAACAACTACTTCACCAACCTCCAGAACAACCAGGGCCTCCTCCGGACTGACCAGGAGCTCACCTCGGGCGCTACCGACATAGTCAACTGGTTCGCCGGAAGCCAGAGCGAGTTCTTTGACGCCTTTGCCAGGTCCATGGTGAAAATGGGAAGCAGTCGGCCACTAACAGGGAGTTCCGGGGAAATTAGAGTTTGATGGAATGGTTGGCCAGACCACTTAATAAATCAGATCCTTAATCTAACGTTATCTTCTTGCTCAATGGATGCCAATAAgttattgaaaaatgtatgaaACCAGTCAAATAATTACGATGTTGTTCAATGAatgatattaattatattattatttaggaTTAATtacaccggtggtccaaaaagtttcataaatgtttcaagttggttcaaaatgtttttttggtaacttgatggtacattaagtttcaaaaccatttcaatatagtacattCTGTCATCTTACGCTTGACGCCGTTATActccaaactttttaaaattgcaaaacgatccaaatttttgaactttttcaattttgccccaACTCCCCTCTCTCCTCCACTattcatcgtcttcctcctccccctccacTGTTCCTCCTCCCGCTCCCCTCTGTTCGACTTGGCAAGTTCCCGTCCAACGGCCCCTAGAGATCGGCGTAGAACGACGCTGTGGCGGTGGGGTTGAGCTCGCCTCGCCGATTGCTCCACCGATGACCTCGAAGACGATGATGAGGACGAAGACGAGGGCCATGGTGATGGCCAGGGAGGCCCACGGCAGGACATCCTGGTTGAGCCCGAGCAGGAAGGCGATGACCATTGTCGCCGCCCCGAGCGTTGAGGTGCAGAACACCCACCCGAAGGTCATTATCCTGTCTGCGACCGCCGGCTTGATTGCCCCCATCGTCCCGCCCTGTGAGACAGCAGAGAATCGAAGATAGAGGAGAGGGTTTGCAGGGCCGTCCAATCGAAGGGGCGGATCTCGGAGGTCGTTGGACGGGAACTCGACAGAGGATAGGTTTTACAGGGCCGTCAGATTGGAGGGGCTGATACGGGAACTCGCCAGAACttgcagaagagagagaaagtcgagaaggaagagagagaatgtggagcaaaattgaaaaagttcaaaaaatttaggtggttttgtaattttaaaaatttggagCATAACGGCGTCAAGCGTAAGATGACGGaatgtaccatattgaaacggttttgaaacttaatgCGCCATcaagttatcaaaaaaatattttggaccaacttgaaacatttatgaaactttttggaccactggtgcaatttaccctcaTCTATCGTTATATTCTTGCTCAATGGATGCCAATAAgttattgaaaaatgtatgaaACCAGTCAAATAATTACGATGTTGTTCGATGAatgatattaattatattattatatattgaagTCAGTCAAGTTTTGTCTAGATAGAATTTTCATCTAACACATTGGCAACATTCTTTGCacatatatttgataaatgcATACTAAATGTATGTGTTTGAGTAACCAGTGCTAGACAATACATTATCACTTCAAcgaacaaaaaggaaaaaaaaagttgattgATTTAGGTGATTTAGACACCTCTTTCCACGTAAGATCTAGAATTTTAGttttgtaaataaagaaaataactaACAAAGTATTGGTTAAGTGGTAATCAACTCTAATTTCATAAAGTAAAAAACACGGGTTTGAGTCTCGAAAAACGCACTTGTTAGGAGGGAATAATCTTTATACTTGATATCCCAGAATTAGATAGCAATGTCTcccacaatatatatatatatatatatatatacacacacacactagTGGTAGAGCTCATGCGTTGCACGGGATGGAAcgtaattttttcatattttattatataaatgactAAATTTACATGTTAATCAAATATTTACGATGTTGTTCcatgaattattttgattgtattattatttattgaaatCGGTCAATTTGTTTTTCGACATATAGAATTTTCATCTAACATATTGGCAACATTCTTCCacatatatttgataaatgcATAGTATATGTGTATATGTGTTAATGAGTAAGCAGTGCTAGACAATACATTATCACTTCAACGAacaaaaagggcaaaaaaaaaaatcgttgaTTGATTTAGGTGATGTTGGCACTCTTTCTTTAAGTAAGATCTAGAATTTTAGTcttgtaaatgaagaaaataacaaataaagtATTGGTTGAGTAGTAAGTAGTTATAACCCCTTAAGGTGGAAAATACAAGTTCGAGTCCCAAAAAGCACATTTGTTGGGAGGGCGAATTTAATACATGATCTTTTAGAAATGCAAGAGAAATgtctcattatatatatatatatatatatgtatgtatatgtatgtatatactaGTTGCGAAGCTCGTGTGTTGCACGGGAtagaatttgatatttttttaaagaattctATAATATAGTGTATTAAACAGTTATGTAtgttaatatatatcatacataaataaaaaatatttttaaagatatctcatcataaaagttgatttcttgatttcattaataatgtattcgaaataaatgagaaaattttattatatgtatcgatattatttaataatcttgactttttaaaataaaaattaatatttcatcatatTAATATTACCatgaaaataagtatatattagtatatttatttatgcataATATAAATGTACTTACTATATGATTACGTGGATATCcttcaatatatataggaagaaaaaatatatataagttttatgtttttatagatatctatttttaaaaaatagattagataatattttataaatatatatgaattatattttcttttcagaaATAAATCAGATCCGTTaaccaaaaaaggaaaacaattcATATCATATTTTATCTATATTCTATATGAtagttataaatataaatcatcTTACACATACACATGGTCCTATTCAGATCTCAAACAATACTACAATTAGACGCGAGCTCTTCAAACATATGTCTATTCTTAGGTGCAAGTgagttaattaaatatatgctttgattttttctctcatttttatcgtaatttttcattttttatttttctctaatttttgcttttttttttcttctaataTCATTTCTCAAGATTGGTGGTGTTACTTTCATCTCCCGAAAGGCTATCCTTATATTCAAGCTCTCAGAAAGTAAGTTCGTCTATCACTAAACATGAAGAAGGTTATTTGTTTATTGTGTTATTTATGTTTCACTTTTGACTtttgaatgattttttttaattctcaattattaattataatttcttttcaggTATATTATCCTGTGCAATGCACGGGTTCCATGACTAGTAtacattatataattaaatatgagAAAGACATCATATAGTAATCAGTAATTGGAAGTTTGCAGGCATGCCCATGCAACTCAAGATCTGCCCTCGACCAATCTCTATAGagcaaaatataataaaagatatcTATAtaacccccaaaaaaaaaagatatctATACACATGCATGGAGTCCGCGCTAgaatcaaataaaagatatatatatatatatatatatatatatatattcaaaaataaaaaaacgaaACAAaagatatctatatatatgtacgagTCCACGCTAGAAGCAAAAGATCTTGTTagatttttattgataattttataacaaaattttttttaactcaaaataatgaaaacaaaatttcatttagaaaCGGAATGTTTTGAAATCATAtgaaaataagataaattaCATAGGAAAGCTACAAAGAACAAAGGCTGAACTAATAGAATAAAATATCACAGTAAACAACTTCTTCAAATAATACAGTCCTTATAACAAATAATGTACAGTTCGTGTTACATTTAACCTAGGATACCCATCGTCAATATCACGCTAAACAGCTTCTTCAACATCCTACAGTAATATGAAGCAATAATATAcagattttagaaaatattgttgataattttaaataatttaaaattttaaaaactcagaaaaccgagaaaatttcattcagaaaCAGAGCGTTCTGAGATCATTTGGCCGAGCCCACCTTCTAtcttgcttatatatatgtacggtGGAGTGTTTCCCACAAttttaaatggagaaaatatataattaggaGAGTTTTACTATTTAATACGCGACAATATTGATTAGTAGGAGCCTGTTAAATTTCCTAAGGGATACCGGGTAATGcaaactgaaaaagaaaaaaacgtAAATACGTAGGGAAATTCTTGTCCATGACCCTAAATCTAAATCATTGGACTCTTGGCAAAGGGGATCTACTCCGTGCGATATACCGAGGAAGCTGTATTCCCCTGTTAAGGTGACGTTGAACCGATAGCCCCTTCGTTTTCATTATGTAGGTGATAGAACAGTGACACCCCTTAGTATCATCGGATTCCCTATTGTTGCACCTACTATCATGTTTGGTCCATCGAAcaaaaagaatttcaaaagaagatgatgatgtacATGTATATATCCTAGAATAATTTACCGCAACGAACACAGGAAGCTTTCATTTTGATCGAATTTGCCCTCATTCGGCTTGGGACAACTAGGGTCATGCAAGTATACTCGCTTCAATTTCGATGATAGTACTATTTTAGAGTTCTGTTGATCGCATGTAATTTTAAATGATGAATCCAGTATTGGCTTTCTAGAACATATACCTGAAATATGTAGTAATTTCTGTGAAAAATCCCCTCAGGGTGGCGTGCTTAGCAAGCGGTATAGGTACGCGATTAATTATTCCTTCTGGCAAGTATGGTCGGTCATGAAATTCAATTAGAAATGCACTCTGGTGAGCGTACGTATATCCATAATTGGTGAGGTTGACAGAGATATGGCGTGCGATGTGAACGTTGCGGGATATTTCTATGAACAAGATCCACATGTATGTTTGAGATTGTTAAATGAATGGTGATCTTTCTCCCGTTTATCAACGACGCGTTTGATGATCTACCTATAGCTTGTAATCCACTAAGGAATTATACCAGCCAGCTAGGTTTTGCAGATTTAGTAGTTTTCCTTTGATTAATTTCCTGGAAGTAGGTAAGGCTTCTAATTAAGGGGCCATACCAAGTCTTATTGCCCGCGTATGACATTCACATACATGCATACTCAGTCTAGAAATTGATAGCCCAACATAAGAGAGTGGACTTTGGCTAAGCCAAGCCCCCACTCCCTTAATCAATttggtttatttatttactctttTCCGTTGAATTAATTGACTTGAACAGTTCTCCTCCAAGCAGAGCGTGTATTTGTACTAAATTTCCATGGAAACTTTCTTCTTAAGTAATATTTTAAGAGAAGAAACATTAAGCAATGAACTGCCCAACTTGATTTTTATAATATCCACTTGATGCCGTCAACGTCCCTAGCAAATGACCCCTccctataaatatatatgacccCCATCGTGGTTGTCCCTCCTCACTCAATcctcattcaattcaattcaatttcaaATCCTCCTCTTATTCATCATATTTGCTAATTTCAAGTGCATAAGAGTACCGAGAGACCTCTACtagagaaaaaagaaggaaaaaaaatgccgCCTTCAACTCTCGTCGCATTGGCTATAGCAGCGTTGTGCGTAGTTATGGGGTTCAGAAGCGGTGTCGCTGAGTTGGAGGGCGACTTCTATGAGGATTCGTGCCCAAACGCTTCGGCCATTGTACGCAGAGTATTGGAGCAGGCTCAGCAGAGGGATGTCCGCATCGGGGCCAAGCTCATCCGCCTCCATTTCCACGACTGCTTCGTCCAGGTGCGGGTCTTCCTGATCTCCTAATCTATTCACTGCACGCTCAAGTTCACATACAAGCCCTTAACGAAAATGTGCACTTCACAAGACAAACGGTTGTATTCTAATTAATCAGCTCAGTTACCTACCGATAGAAACACATACTTATGTCTTGTTGAATAATTAGTGAGCTCGATATCTTTGAATATATCGGCTTATGGTACATGGAACTCGCCCATGTTGTCCCTAGTTCCTAGGCTGGCAACAATGCCCTATTCTTATATTAACACCAGGCCTAACTTTGCTGCTACACTTGTAGGGATGTGATGGGTCGATTCTGCTGGTTAATGCAGAAGGGATCGCAAGTGAGCAAGATGCACGCCCCAATGTAAACTCAACTGCGGGATTTGAGGTGGTCGATGACATGAAGGCCGCACTCGAGAACGCCTGCCCTGGCGTGGTCTCATGCGCGGACATTCTAGCCATAGCATCGCAAGTGGCCGTCTCCTTGGTAACCACTCATATACTCTCTCATATGTACCTCAAATTATGATTTATTGACATTGAACGAAGATCAAATGTCGATATGGTTAACACGACAAGCATTCCATTGACTGAAGAATTCATGTGAAAATTTTTGTCGCAGGCGGGTGGGCCAAGTTGGGAAGTTGAATTGGGAAGAAGAGACAGTAGAACTGCAAACAGGGATGAAGCCAACACTGCCATCCCGAGTCCTGTCGACAGCCTTGCTAACATGACTAGCAAGTTCGCCGCTGTGGGCTTAGACTCAACTGATCTTGTTGCATTGTCTGGTAAGATTTCAAGCTCTCATGACACTTGTGGAGGTCGTTATTGTTACCATGTCCATACATATTTAAGATTCAAGATCACGATTCAAGGatatatatgttaaaaaaTCTACATGGTCAGATTTTACAGATTGTACGATATCCGTAAGAATGGTATGACATTGGTGATTCTTTTATGGTTTCAGTGACACTTTCTGCCTGCAGACTATGGTCAGAGTTCATGAAATGGTACAGTCTGTGTGATCTCTGTCTTGGTTCAAAATTTTCAGGGGCACACACATTTGGAAGAGCCCGATGCACCACCTTCAGCCACCGCCTCTACAACTTCTCTGGCACTGGCGGCCCCGACCCCACCCTCGACTCCGCCTTCCTCGAAACACTCCGGCAAATCTGCCCCCAATCCGGCGACGGGAACACAATAACGAACCTCGACCCCTCATCTCCTGACAGCTTCGACAACAATTACTTCACCAACCTCCGGAACAACCGGGGCCTCCTCCAGACTGATCAGGAACTCTTCTCGGGTGCTGTCGCCGACACTGTATCAGCCGTCAATCGGTTTGCTGGAAGCCAGAGCGAGTTCTTCGATGCATTCGCTAAGTCCATGGTGAAGATGGGAGGTATCCGGCCACTCACGGGGAGTTCCGGTGAAATTAGAGCCAACTGCAAACGAGTTAATTAAGTGTGATTACATGTTTAATCAgtcaattgattaattaaattgttCTTAATGTTACTATTCTTTATTTGATATGATCAATGAGCGGCAATAAATTAGTAATAAACTGTGAAATTAGTCATATATGTTTACGACTTACGATGttgattctattattattatttattgaagTCACAATTTTGTTTCGGCGAAGTTgatttttcttcctttccttttacTTAATAATTCAAGGAAATGCACCCCTTGTCCAAGCTAATTAAAGGAAtctgacaaaaagaaaagatatgtGTTAttactcaaaatattaaaaaaaaaatcttaaatgatactattatgatttctatttcattatacaagATATGTGGACCTCTGTTGCAATcgaaaaaaatcttaaatgatcttcttcttcttttataaATCTTAAATAGTTCTAATTCAAAGTGATGTGAagagaaaaaatcaataagattACATCAATTATGAACAAATATAACAATTATTTGAGTAATTAGAACTCATTCTCTGTTTGTTTCAATCTCATCTAAGTGACAATGTAAGATCACTAAAAAATGCTTCAAACGAGCCCTCATACGGTACCAAATACAGAAAAGATGAACTTGAAATTATCCTAGGacattctaaaaaaaaaaagttatatatatatatatgctaagaCATAAGAAATTATTGCTTGAATTTACgagttcaatatatatatcatggtGCAAGCATTTATCTCTATCTGATCGTGGTGCCGGTGATTCctaacatgatttttttttcttttcctttgggCAGAGCTAACACGATTCTTCATGTCTCGATAAACTTATGGGTATGATACAATCGATGGTAaaatttcattcttaaattaCCGCATATGCATTCTTCTAAATTCGAGTTAAGATAATATTATTACTCTGATTTGTGCTTGACTCACTGCCATGATTGCTCCAAAATTTAGCTGATTCCTACGAAGAATTCCTGAAAGAAACTCCAAGCTCAATCCCAAATCCAAACCAGGCAAGTTTTATATCAAATTGCAAGGGTGGTCTGTAGCTAATCTTTCTGTGAATGGATTATTGAGTTTAAAGCATGGGAAGTGTTTCTTTCTTGTGGCAGGCCAATCATTATGAAGATTGATCATCGCACTCTCGGAGCTGGTCAGTTTAGGACATACACACTAACACTATATTTTCATCCGTGAATCCATGATTAGGAATCCTAGTCAGGTATATGTGTTTGAAGTGGAGGCACTAGTACTAAAATCTACAGGTTATCTCAAATGTGAATATGGAATCGTTCGGCTGCACACATTAATAATAGATTACTTCCCTTCCTTCCTATTGTGATTTTCTTTCTCCGTGCCTTGTGAAGGGTCTTGACTCCTgagggcatgtttggtttgtAGGAAATGATAAGGAACGGATTACCTAATCCGTATGGAATCCGAAATCTGACGTTTGGTTCGCATGTCATGCGGAATAGGTATTCCGGATAGTGCTACCAATCCGGCTTAGATCCGGATTGAGGGAGCCTCAGGTGGAGATCCGGATTAGCTAAGGAGCATCCGGAATTAACTGTGAAAAGACTAAAATGCCCTTGCAATTGTTTATTAATTACAAAAGCTGCCATCGTTTTATCTTCTCAAATCCGATCCTCCCTAAACCTGAAAGCTCGACGATAGCACATCCTTTCTGGAAATCTCGAAAGAACTCCGCGACTTCAGCGCCTCCTCCATCGAAGCTCGACGCCTCAACGCCTCGACGACGCCATTCCAGTCGGAGACTCCAGTCCGTGAGTCAAAGTTTGCTTGTCACTCACTTCCCCGCTTGAAGCACCTGAACTCCCGCGCTCTGCCGAGGTAATGCGCTCGGTTTCTAACCCACGAATCCATTGTAATTTGCCTTTTGCTGCTGCTTATCAAGTCAAAGCTTTCAATTTTGATTCTAGGGTAGTCGATTATCAAGTTAGGgttttcaatttcaagttCCGGGAAGTGATTTTGAGGTTAGGGTTTGCGAATTCTCCCCCACAATTTCAATGTTTGTTTGTGGAAATATGTCTCAAGAAATGTATGCCATCTCTGTGATTTCACCTTTGAATTTGCTCGACACTGAAAGAGTCAAATGTGTATTGACTGGATATATTACTTTAGCATGAGATATGAAATTTTTGGCAAAATTCTTAGCCCTCCGAAGAATCAATTAATAGCTGCTTCCGAGTTGATTCTTTCTGGGGATCTTGCAAGGTTTGTCTGAATATTATCTGCTAAAGATCAGAACTTTACATCTCCTGCATCGACAGCAGATTTTATGTAAGACTAACGGCTTAATTGACGAAGCTGATTATGTGAAAGTGCAAGTTGATTAATCAAACTTATCTTTTCGAATTTCAAAACGCATTATTCTTGCTTCTTGGTTTTTTACAGCTACAGTGACCTGGTTGCCTTATTGGTTGTTTGGTTATTCCTGACTTTCTCAGAGAACTGTATCATGCAATGTGAAAAGAATGAATCTTGTACTGCTCTCCTTTGTTGCTTAGTGTGAGAAAATCAAGCTGACATCACAGTACATTTTGGACTTAATATCCAGTTGGTTAAAAGGAAACACACAGTTGGGGATTCTGTGCCTTTCTGGATATGATTGACTCACTTTAATGCTCACAAGATTCTCCTATTGTATTGTGCATATTTATGGGCTGATTCTTTTTCCTGCTTTTTGGTTGATCAATGAAATTTCTCATCTTTATTgttagaaaaataaagtaacCTGAATACCTGACATCTAGGTTGAGATGCTCCATGGTTCAAATTGAGCCAAAGAGGTTATTAATGATCAAATTCAGTCTCAGCTTAATCAGGTGCCTTTGTTTGGTTGAAAATATAGAAACTATTGTTTATATCAGGAGAAGTTATTCTTATGTTTGGAGAAAGTGTGGTAGATGGGTTGATGGATCTTCCTAAGCTAAACTTTGGTATAGTAGTGCCGCTTGCATTTTGCATTGAACTTCTGAGGAGTCAATTTGCTAAGATAGGTGGTACGTTTATGTGATGGGTCCTATAATTTTGACATAATCATACGCACctatgagatccattcttataatatattttgaatcaATTTTGCAATTATGGATCAGTTGAGTTTGCAGAGTAAGAGCAAGAAGAGGAAAGTCGTTGCTCTAACTTTCTTTATTCAAATGTGTACTATATTTAGGAGTCTGATGGGAATATTGTTAGAATTAGCTGCTCTATATGGTCCTAAGCCAAGCATTAGGTCGTACAAGTTAAACTATTATGGTAGTAGGGATTATATTAGGAGGCTTGTATATGCGGATGATGTGACTTGTACTGAACAACTAAGGATGGATAGGAATGCTTTTTTTAAGTTGTGTCATATGCTTCAAGAAATTAGGGGTCTGAAAAATACAAGAAATATGCATGTTGATGAACAAGTGGCAatgtttttatatgttttggcTCATCATTTCAAGAATCGAGTCATTAAACACCAGTTTGGTAGATCGGGTGAAACCGTAAGCCGATATTTCCAAAATGTTCTCAAAGCAACTTTGCGTCTATAAGCTCATTTATATAAGAAGCCCCAACCAATAGCTGCTAACTCAGAGGATCAACGTTGGAAGTGGTTTAAGGTACCCAAACAAATGCTAAATTTAGTCTATTTAGGGTGCTAGAGAGCTAATATGGTGCTAATGTTACATTTTGGTTTAATGTAGAATTGTTTAGGTGCTCTAGACGGGACGTATATCAAAATTAGAGTGCCCGAGGTTGATAGACCTAGATACAGAACTCGGAAAGATGATATAGCAACCAATGTGTTAGGAGTTTGTACATCAGATATGCAATTCACATATGTTCTTCCCGGATGGGAGGGTTCTGCAGCTGATAGGAGAGTATTACGAGATGCTCTTTCTAGGGAACATGGACTTAGGGGG from Punica granatum isolate Tunisia-2019 chromosome 3, ASM765513v2, whole genome shotgun sequence includes:
- the LOC116198862 gene encoding peroxidase A2-like, translated to MPPSTLVALAIAALCVVMGFRSGVAELEGDFYEDSCPNASAIVRRVLEQAQQRDVRIGAKLIRLHFHDCFVQGCDGSILLVNAEGIASEQDARPNVNSTAGFEVVDDMKAALENACPGVVSCADILAIASQVAVSLAGGPSWEVELGRRDSRTANRDEANTAIPSPVDSLANMTSKFAAVGLDSTDLVALSGAHTFGRARCTTFSHRLYNFSGTGGPDPTLDSAFLETLRQICPQSGDGNTITNLDPSSPDSFDNNYFTNLRNNRGLLQTDQELFSGAVADTVSAVNRFAGSQSEFFDAFAKSMVKMGGIRPLTGSSGEIRANCKRVN
- the LOC116200568 gene encoding aquaporin SIP1-1-like → MGAIKPAVADRIMTFGWVFCTSTLGAATMVIAFLLGLNQDVLPWASLAITMALVFVLIIVFEVIGGAIGEASSTPPPQRRSTPISRGRWTGTCQVEQRGAGGGTVEGEEEDDE
- the LOC116200566 gene encoding peroxidase 15-like, which codes for MPAGTRTPLPLLNTNFYSSSCPNVSAIVRGVMEQAQQSDVQIGAKPIRLHFHGCFVQGCDGLESEQDANPNAGSVTGFEVADDIKAALENACPAVVSCADILAIASQVGVYRQGGSDWEVELGRRDSRTTNKAEANTALPSLFDNFDELTHSLSAMGLDSTDVVALSVAHTFGRAQCGTFSPCLYNFSGTGGPDPTLDSAFLNTLRQICPPSDDGDTMTDLDSSSPDSFDNNYFTNLQNNQGLLRTDQELTSGATDIVNWFAGSQSEFFDAFARSMVKMGSSRPLTGSSGEIRV